The Natrinema sp. DC36 genome includes the window CGTTCTCGATGATCGCCCCCGCACTCGCGATCATCGCCGCCCTCGGCGCCCAGGGCGTCGGGTACGAACTCATGCTGCGGGAGCTACAGGGTGCGATCATCGTCGCAGCGCTAGTCGAAGTGGTGATCGGCTACACCGGCGTAATGGGTGCACTGAAACGGTTCCTTTCGCCGGTCGTTATCGCACCGACCATCGCGCTGATCGGTCTCGCCCTGTTCAATACGCCACAGATCACGAGCGGGGCCCAGGACTGGTGGCTGTTCGGCCTCACCCTGGTGCTCATCATCGCGTTCTCACAGTACCTCGACAAGTACCACAGCGTGTTCCGACTGTTCCCGATCCTCCTCGGCGTCGGTCTCGCGTGGATTATCGCCGCCCTTCTCTCGGTGGGCGGCGTCTACGGCACCGGCGCAGCTGGATACGTGGACTTCGGAGCCGTCACCTCGGCGTCCGCGATTCAGCCCGTCTCGCCGTTCCAGTGGGGTATGCCCACATTCACGACGTCGTTCATCATCGGAATGTTCGCCGGCGTCGTCGCGTCCATGATAGAGAGCTACGGCGACTACTTCGCCGTCGCCCGCCTCTCGGGAATGGCCGCACCCAGCAAGAAACGCATCAACCACGGCATCGGCATGGAAGGACTCGGTAACCTGTTCGCCGGCATCATGGGGACCGGGAACGGATCGACCTCCTACTCGGAGAACGTCGGCGCCATCGGGATCACCGGCGTGGCGTCCCGCTACGTCGTCCAGATCGGTGCGCTCGTCATGTTGGTCGTCGGCTACGTCGGCTACTTCGGTCAACTGGTCGCGACCATCCCCAATCCGATCGTCGGGGCACTGTTCCTCGCGATGTTCGGACAGATCACCGCGGTCGGTCTCTCGAACCTGAAGTACGTCGATCTCGATAAGAACCGGAACGTGTTCATCGTCGGTCTCGCGCTGTTCTCGGGGCTCGCGATTCCGAACTACATCAGCAACGTCGGGGCCGTAACCGACTTCCAGGCCGGACTCGAGGGCGTCGCCGTCCTCGGCCCGGTGTTGGGAACCGAACTCGTCTCGCAGACGCTGTTCGTCATCCTCGGCACGGGAATGGCCATCGGTGGCATCATCGCGTTCGTCCTCGATAACACCATCGAGGGAACGACCGAAGAACGCGGGCTCGACGCCTGGGACGAGCTCTCGGAGGACGAAGACGACTTCGTTAGCGTCTTCGATCGGCTCCGCTCGGACGGCGGATCGAAACCCGTCGATCGCGCGGACTGATCGCCGATCA containing:
- a CDS encoding solute carrier family 23 protein, with the protein product MTDNDPPNDGDGIAAAEGNIPAPQESDFVEYSIEDKPPLLESILLGFQHYLTMIGSTIAIPLVLIGAMQGAGASMPASAQAQLIGTFFVVSGVATLAQTTIGNRYPIVQGGTFSMIAPALAIIAALGAQGVGYELMLRELQGAIIVAALVEVVIGYTGVMGALKRFLSPVVIAPTIALIGLALFNTPQITSGAQDWWLFGLTLVLIIAFSQYLDKYHSVFRLFPILLGVGLAWIIAALLSVGGVYGTGAAGYVDFGAVTSASAIQPVSPFQWGMPTFTTSFIIGMFAGVVASMIESYGDYFAVARLSGMAAPSKKRINHGIGMEGLGNLFAGIMGTGNGSTSYSENVGAIGITGVASRYVVQIGALVMLVVGYVGYFGQLVATIPNPIVGALFLAMFGQITAVGLSNLKYVDLDKNRNVFIVGLALFSGLAIPNYISNVGAVTDFQAGLEGVAVLGPVLGTELVSQTLFVILGTGMAIGGIIAFVLDNTIEGTTEERGLDAWDELSEDEDDFVSVFDRLRSDGGSKPVDRAD